A genomic window from Dioscorea cayenensis subsp. rotundata cultivar TDr96_F1 unplaced genomic scaffold, TDr96_F1_v2_PseudoChromosome.rev07_lg8_w22 25.fasta BLBR01002129.1, whole genome shotgun sequence includes:
- the LOC120257453 gene encoding V-type proton ATPase subunit D-like translates to MSGQGQRLTVVPTVTMLGVMKARLIGATRGHALLKKKSDALTVQFRQILKNIVTAKEQMGDIMRASSFALTEAKYAAGENIKHVVLESVKSASVRVRARQENVAGVKLPKFEHFTDSASDTKNDLTGLARGGQQIQSCRAAHIKAIEVLVELASLQTSFLTLDEAIKTTNRRVNALENVVKPRLENTISYIKGELDELEREDFFRLKKIQGYKKREIERQLQAAKQFAEEQFAEKISLQKGISLNAAHNLLGAEKDDDIIF, encoded by the exons ATGTCGGGGCAAGGGCAGCGCTTGACCGTGGTGCCAACTGTGACTATGCTTGGTGTCATGAAGGCACGGCTTATTGGTGCTACGAGAGGTCATGCCTTACTCAAGAAGAAAAGCGATGCCCTCACAGTCCAATTCCGGCAGATACTCAAGAACATTGTAACTGCTAAGGAGCAAATGGGAGACATCATGCGGGCCTCTTCATTTGCTCTAACTGAGGCAAAGTATGCTGCTGGGGAGAACATCAAGCATGTTGTGCTTGAGTCAGTCAAGTCGGCCTCAGTCCGCGTTAGGGCCCGGCAGGAAAATGTTGCTGGGGTGAAGCTCCCAAAGTTCGAACATTTCACTGATTCTGCTTCAGACACCAAGAATGACCTTACTGGCCTTGCCCGTGGTGGCCAGCAGATCCAA TCATGCCGTGCTGCGCATATCAAGGCCATTGAGGTTTTGGTCGAGCTTGCATCCCTTCAGACCTCATTCCTGACCCTGGATGAAGCTATCAAGACGACCAACCGTAGGGTCAATGCTTTGGAGAATGTGGTGAAACCTAGACTGGAGAACACCATCAGCTATATCAAGGGTGAGCTTGATGAGCTCGAGCGTGAGGACTTCTTTCGGCTGAAGAAGATACAAGGTTACAAGAAGAGGGAGATTGAGCGGCAGCTCCAAGCAGCAAAGCAGTTTGCTGAAGAGCAATTCGCTGAGAAGATATCACTGCAGAAGGGCATCTCACTCAACGCAGCTCACAACTTGCTCGGCGCTGAGAAGGACGAtgatattatcttttaa